A portion of the Ricinus communis isolate WT05 ecotype wild-type chromosome 10, ASM1957865v1, whole genome shotgun sequence genome contains these proteins:
- the LOC8284741 gene encoding regulatory-associated protein of TOR 1 isoform X1, producing MALGDLMASRFSSTQSSVAAAASAVVSNHYDDYSSAAATTTNGEDAVVGDLMSQRRDSDTTTSSYGNVSNSNNAVTVTSMAYLPQTMVLCELRHVAFEASVPTGPSDSGLVSKWRPKDRMKTGYVALVLCLNISVDPPDVIKISPCARMECWIDPFSMAPQKALDTIGKTLSVQYERWQPKARYKVQLDPTVEEVKKLCNTCRKYAKSERVLFHYNGHGVPKPTANGEIWLFNKSYTQYIPLPISDLDSWLKTPSIYVFDCSAAGMVVNAFLELHDWNSSSSTGSVKDCILLAACEAHETLPQSAEFPADVFTSCLTTPIKMALRWFCKRSLLHESLDYSLIDKIPGRQNDRKTLLGELNWIFTAVTDTIAWNVLPHDLFQRLFRQDLLVASLFRNFLLAERIMRSANCSPISHPMLPPTHQHHMWDAWDMAAEICLSQLPSLVEDPNAEFQPSPFFTEQLMAFEVWLDHGSEDKKPPEQLPIVLQVLLSQCHRFKALVLLGRFLDMGSWAVDLALSVGIFPYVLKLLQTTTPELRQILVFIWTKILALDKSCQVDLVKDGGHTYFIRFLDSMEAYPEQRAMAAFVLAVIVDGHRRGQEACIEAGLIHVCLKHLRGSMPNEGQTEPLFLQWLCLCLGKLWEDFTEAQIIGLQADAPSIYAPLLSEPQPEVRASAVFALGTLLDIGGDACRDSVAGDEEYDDDEKVRAEISIVKSLLNVVSDGSPLVRAEVAVALARFAFGHKQHLKSIAAAYWKPQSNTLLNSLPSLAHIKGTGILSSQIGPLTRVGNDNPSVVRDGRVSTSSPLATSGIMHGSPLSDDSSQHSDSGMLNDVVSNGVAHHSRPKPLDNAMYSQCVLAMCTLAKDPSPRIANLGRRVLSIIGIEQVVTNPVASAGGSGRPGEPTTSSPSPSLAGLARSSSWFDMNAGHLPLTFRTPPVSPPRPSYLTGMRRVCSLEFRPHLMSSPDSGLADPLLGSVGPSGGSERSLLPQSTIYNWSCGHFSKPLLNTADDTEVMLVKREEREKFAMDHISKCQHSSVSKLNNQIAGWDTKFETGTKAALLHPFSPIVIAADENERIRVWNYEDAVPLNGFDNHAFPDKGISKLCLVNELDDSLLLVASCDGNIRIWKDYTIKGKQKLVTAFSSIQGHKPGVRSLNAVVDWQQQSGYLYASGELSSVMLWDLDKEQLVNSIPSSSDCSISALSASQVHGGQFAAGFVDGSVRLYDVRTPERLVCAKRPHTRAERVVGIGFQPGLDPGKFVSASLAGDIEFLDIRNPRDTYLTINAHRGSLTSLAVHRHAPTIASGSAKQIIKVFSLEGEVLGTIRYYSTFMAQKIGPVSCLTFHPYQVLLAAGAADAWVSIYTDENSQAR from the exons ATGGCATTGGGAGATTTAATGGCGTCTAGGTTTTCTTCTACGCAATCAtctgttgctgctgctgcttctGCTGTAGTGTCTAATCATTACGATGATTACTCCTCTGCTGCTGCTACTACTACTAATGGCGAGGATGCTGTTGTTGGAGATTTGATGTCGCAAAGAAGAGATTCAGATACTACTACTAGCAGTTATGGGAATGTTAGTAATAGTAATAATGCTGTTACGGTTACAAGTATGGCTTATTTACCTCAGACTATGGTATTATGTGAGCTTCGACATGTTGCTTTTGAAGCTTCTGTTCCTACTGGTCCTTCTGATAGTGGTCTTGTTTCCAAGTGGCGGCCCAAAGACCGA ATGAAGACGGGATATGTAGCTCTAGTTTTATGCTTAAATATCAGTGTTGATCCACCTGATGTTATTAAGATATCTCCTTGTGCCAGAATGGAGTGCTGGATAG ATCCATTTTCAATGGCACCTCAAAAAGCTCTTGACACAATTGGGAAAACCTTGAGTGTGCAGTATGAAAGATGGCAACCTAAG GCTCGTTATAAAGTGCAACTTGATCCTACTGTGGAAGAGGTTAAGAAACTTTGTAATACATGTCGAAAATATGCAAAGTCAGAGAGAGTTCTTTTCCATTATAATGGTCATGGTGTTCCAAAGCCTACTGCCAATGGTGAAATCTGGCTATTCAACAAG AGCTATACACAGTATATCCCCTTGCCAATCAGTGATCTTGATTCCTGGTTGAAGACTCCATCGATATATGTTTTTGATTGCTCTGCTGCTGGGATGGTTGTCAATGCCTTTTTAGAG CTTCATGACTGGAATTCTTCCAGCTCTACTGGATCTGTGAAGGACTGTATTTTGCTTGCTGCCTGTGAAGCACATGAGACTCTTCCTCAGAGTGCAGAATTTCCTGCTGACGTGTTTACTTCTTGCCTCACCACACCAATCAAGATGGCATTGAGATG GTTCTGCAAGCGTTCATTACTACACGAGTCCCTTGATTATTCACTTATAGATAAAATACCTGGTCGGCAAAATGACCGGAAAACATTACTGGGAGAATTGAATTGGATTTTTACAGCAGTGACAGACACAATTGCCTGGAATGTTCTCCCTCATG ATCTTTTTCAAAGACTGTTCAGACAAGATTTATTAGTTGCCAGTCTGTTCAGAAATTTTCTACTGGCTGAGCGAATTATGCGTTCTGCTAATTGTTCTCCAATTTCTCATCCAATGTTACCGCCAACTCATCAGCATCATATGTG GGATGCATGGGATATGGCTGCTGAAATTTGCCTCTCTCAGCTTCCGTCTCTGGTTGAGGATCCTAATGCAGAGTTCCAG CCAAGTCCTTTCTTCACTGAACAGCTGATGGCTTTTGAGGTTTGGTTGGATCATGGATCTGAAGATAAGAAGCCGCCGGAGCAGCTGCCAATTGTTCTTCAG GTTCTACTTAGCCAATGCCATCGGTTTAAAGCGCTGGTGCTTCTTGGGAGATTCCTGGATATGGGGTCCTGGGCAGTGGATCTG GCGTTATCTGTTGGAATATTTCCATATGTTCTGAAGCTGTTGCAAACAACAACACCAGAACTAAGGCAAATTCTTGTATTCATATGGACAAAAATTCTGGCACTTGATAAG TCATGCCAAGTTGATCTTGTTAAGGACGGGGGGCATACATATTTTATCAGGTTTCTTGATAGCATGGAAGCATATCCGGAACAGCGAGCAATGGCTGCATTTGTTTTGGCTGTTATTGTTGATGGACACCGAAGGGGTCAGGAAGCTTGTATTGAAGCTGGTTTAATTCACGTGTGCTTGAAGCATCTTAGGGGTTCAATGCCGAATGAAGGTCAAACTGAACCGCTATTTCTTCAATGGCTCTGCCTATGCCTGGGGAAGTTGTGGGAGGATTTCACAGAGGCACAAATAATAGGTTTGCAGGCAGATGCACCTAGTATATATGCTCCTCTACTCTCCGAGCCCCAACCTGAG GTTAGGGCTTCTGCTGTGTTTGCACTGGGTACCCTGCTTGATATTGGGGGTGATGCATGTCGAGATAGTGTTGCAGGCGATGAGgaatatgatgatgatgaaaaaGTTAGAGCTGAAATTAGCATTGTTAAAAGTCTTCTGAATGTTGTTTCAGATGGCAGCCCACTGGTCAGGGCAGAGGTTGCTGTAG CTCTAGCCCGCTTTGCATTTGGCCACAAGCAGCACCTCAAGTCAATTGCTGCAGCATATTGGAAACCTCAGTCAAATACTCTTCTGAACTCCTTACCTTCTTTGGCCCATATCAAAGGTACAGGTATTCTTTCATCTCAAATTGGTCCTTTAACGAGAGTTGGCAATGACAACCCATCAGTGGTTCGGGATGGAAGAGTCTCCACTAGCAGTCCACTTGCTACATCTGGAATAATGCATGGTTCGCCGTTATCTGATGATTCATCTCAACATTCTGATTCTGGTATGTTGAATGATGTGGTCAGCAACGGGGTCGCTCACCATTCGAGGCCCAAACCGTTGGATAATGCAATGTATTCACAGTGTGTACTGGCTATGTGTACTTTGGCTAAGGATCCTTCTCCACGCATTGCCAACCTTGGCCGGAGAGTGCTATCCATTATTGGGATTGAGCAAGTAGTGACAAATCCTGTTGCCTCCGCTGGTGGTAGCGGTCGGCCTGGTGAACCTACAACTTCATCTCCATCTCCAAGTCTTGCAGGACTAGCTCGTTCATCATCATGGTTTGACATGAATGCAG GTCATTTGCCTTTAACATTCAGAACTCCTCCTGTCAGTCCTCCTCGACCAAGTTATCTAACAGGGATGCGCAGAGTTTGTTCTTTAGAGTTCAGGCCACACCTAATGAGTTCTCCAGATTCAGGATTAGCTGATCCTCTTTTAGGTTCTGTTGGACCTTCTGGGGGCTCAGAACGGAGTTTACTTCCTCAATCAACTATTTATAACTGGAGTTGTGGTCACTTTTCAAAGCCACTTCTTAATACAGCAGATGACACTGAAGTAATGTTGGTTAAAAGAGAAGAGAGGGAGAAATTTGCAATGGATCATATTTCGAAATGTCAGCACTCAT CTGTTAGCAagttaaataatcaaattgcAGGCTGGGACACAAAGTTTGAAACTGGCACAAAGGCAGCATTGTTGCATCCTTTCTCTCCTATTGTCATTGCTGCTGATGAGAATGAAAGGATCAG GGTATGGAATTATGAGGATGCAGTGCCCCTCAATGGATTTGATAATCATGCTTTTCCTGACAAAGGAATTTCTAAGCTCTGCCTTGTAAATGAGCTTGATGACAGTTTGCTTCTTGTTGCTTCAT gtgatggaAATATTCGGATTTGGAAAGATTATACTATCAAGGGTAAACAAAAGCTTGTCACTGCTTTTTCTTCAATCCAGGGTCACAAACCTGGTGTGCGGAGTTTGAATGCTGTTGTGGATTGGCAACAGCAATCTGGATATCTG TATGCCTCTGGTGAGTTATCTTCCGTCATGCTTTGGGACCTCGATAAAGAGCAACTTGTTAATTCTATTCCATCATCATCTGATTGCAGTATCTCAGCATTG TCTGCTTCTCAAGTTCATGGGGGTCAATTTGCTGCTGGTTTCGTGGATGGTTCTGTCAGATTATATGATGTCCGGACACCTGAAAG GCTTGTTTGTGCTAAGCGGCCCCATACGAGAGCAGAAAGAGTTGTAGGGATTGGCTTTCAACCTGGTCTTGATCCTGGGAAG TTTGTCAGTGCATCTCTGGCTGGTGACATTGAATTCCTGGATATCAGAAATCCTAGAGATACCTACTTAACGATTAATGCTCACAGGGGCTCACTTACGTCTTTAGCTGTTCATCGGCATGCTCCTACCATCGCCAGTGGCTCAGCAAAACAAATTATTAAAGTATTCAGCTTGGAGGGTGAAGTACTGGGCACTATTCGGTATTACTCAACTTTCATGGCCCAGAAGATTGGACCTGTTAGCTGTCTCACCTTCCATCCGTACCAAGTACTGCTTGCGGCTGGTGCTGCAGATGCTTGGGTTTCGATATATACTGACGAAAACTCTCAAGCAAGATAA